In one window of Methanolobus mangrovi DNA:
- the fhcD gene encoding formylmethanofuran--tetrahydromethanopterin N-formyltransferase, translating to MDINGVEIEDTFAEAFPIKIARVLITAATKHWAEVAALEATGFGTSVIMCPAEAGIEKFVGPDETPDGRPGVYIQICTFGYEALEHQLLERIGQCILTAPTTAVFNGLPDAEKQFNVGFKLKFFGDGMESETEIDGRKMHSVPIMEGDFLVEENIGAVAGIAGGNFFIFGDSQMTALTAAEVAVDAIKDLDGTITPFPGGIVASGSKAGFNNYKFMKATANEKFCPSIRDKVEGTEIPEGVKAVYELVINGLDEDAIQRAMKAGIDAAVAVPGVSKITAGNYGGKLGKYQFHLKDLC from the coding sequence ATGGATATCAATGGAGTAGAAATCGAAGATACTTTTGCAGAAGCGTTTCCAATCAAAATAGCAAGAGTGCTCATTACAGCAGCAACAAAACACTGGGCTGAGGTAGCTGCACTTGAAGCAACCGGATTCGGAACATCTGTTATTATGTGCCCTGCAGAAGCAGGTATTGAAAAGTTCGTTGGTCCTGACGAGACACCTGACGGAAGACCTGGTGTTTACATCCAGATCTGCACCTTCGGATACGAAGCACTCGAACACCAGTTACTTGAGCGTATCGGACAGTGCATACTTACAGCTCCAACAACAGCTGTTTTCAATGGACTTCCAGATGCTGAGAAGCAGTTCAACGTAGGCTTCAAATTGAAGTTCTTCGGTGACGGAATGGAATCCGAGACTGAGATCGATGGCCGCAAGATGCACAGTGTTCCAATCATGGAGGGTGACTTCCTTGTAGAAGAAAACATCGGCGCTGTTGCAGGTATCGCAGGCGGTAACTTCTTTATTTTCGGTGACAGCCAGATGACAGCACTCACAGCAGCAGAAGTCGCAGTAGATGCTATCAAGGACCTTGACGGTACTATCACTCCATTCCCAGGCGGAATAGTTGCTAGTGGCTCCAAAGCAGGTTTCAACAACTACAAGTTCATGAAGGCAACTGCAAACGAGAAGTTCTGCCCATCCATCAGGGACAAGGTCGAAGGCACCGAGATCCCAGAAGGCGTAAAGGCAGTTTACGAGCTTGTCATCAACGGTCTTGACGAGGATGCTATCCAGAGGGCAATGAAGGCAGGTATCGATGCAGCTGTCGCAGTTCCTGGTGTATCAAAGATCACCGCAGGAAACTACGGCGGAAAGCTCGGTAAGTACCAGTTCCACCTGAAAGACCTTTGTTAA
- a CDS encoding copper-translocating P-type ATPase, whose translation MEHQNMDQHVGEHSMHEHEEHKEENHDMHHDMSGKEHDEHMEHDEHEGHQGHSGHHAMMVKDFRKRFWISLVLTVPVLLLSPIIQDFLDSVFGIFIPSFTGDTYLLFAFSTLIFFYGGWPFLKGIKDELTAKSPGMMTLITVAITVAYGYSSLVVFGVAGKLFFWELATLIDIMLLGHWMEMRSVMGASMALEQLVKLMPSDAHLIGEDEKVEDVPVDRLQKEDRVLVKPGEKIPVDGVVIEGQSSVNEAMLTGESNPVPKETGDMVIGGAINGEGSLTIEVQKTGKDSFLSQMLDLVTQAQQSKSKTQNLADRAALWLTIIALTTGTLTFLVWLKLMNTDLAFSLERAVTVMVITCPHALGLAIPLVVAVSAAIGARNGLLIRNRSAFERARNIDAIVFDKTGTLTKGEFGVSDVVAFDEKMKTEEILKYAASIESNSEHPIARGIIDASDSSYQVENFSAIAGKGAHGTVNGKDVKVVSPGYLKEEGISYPEDKIKDIASQGKTIVFVLIDRNVAGAIALEDIVRPESKELVSRLKQIGVKCLMLTGDQEQVAERVAGQIGLDEYFAGVLPGEKASRIKEVQGRGLIVAMVGDGINDAPALAQADIGIAIGAGTDVAVETADIVLVKSNPLDVMAIIDLSRATYRKMVQNLFWATGYNALAIPLAAGVLYQQGILLSPAAGAVLMSMSTIIVAINARLLSIDQDRTAV comes from the coding sequence ATGGAGCATCAGAATATGGACCAGCATGTTGGTGAGCATTCAATGCACGAACATGAAGAACACAAGGAAGAAAACCATGATATGCACCATGACATGTCAGGAAAAGAGCATGATGAACATATGGAACATGATGAACACGAAGGACATCAGGGACATTCCGGTCATCATGCAATGATGGTAAAGGATTTTAGGAAGAGATTCTGGATATCGCTTGTATTGACCGTCCCTGTGCTCCTCCTCTCTCCTATCATTCAGGACTTTCTTGATTCAGTTTTTGGTATCTTCATTCCCTCATTTACAGGAGATACTTATCTTCTCTTTGCTTTTTCCACCTTGATTTTCTTCTACGGAGGCTGGCCTTTCCTGAAAGGGATAAAGGATGAACTTACAGCGAAAAGTCCCGGGATGATGACGCTTATTACGGTTGCTATCACCGTTGCATACGGTTACAGCAGCCTTGTGGTCTTTGGGGTTGCAGGCAAACTTTTTTTCTGGGAACTGGCAACCCTTATTGATATCATGCTACTCGGGCACTGGATGGAAATGCGATCCGTTATGGGAGCATCAATGGCTCTTGAGCAACTCGTAAAACTCATGCCATCTGATGCACATCTGATAGGGGAGGATGAAAAGGTTGAAGATGTTCCTGTGGACCGTCTCCAAAAAGAGGACAGGGTGCTGGTGAAACCCGGTGAGAAGATACCTGTTGATGGTGTGGTTATAGAAGGGCAAAGCTCTGTGAACGAAGCAATGCTTACCGGTGAATCAAATCCTGTTCCAAAGGAAACAGGGGACATGGTCATAGGTGGAGCGATCAACGGAGAAGGCTCTCTGACCATCGAAGTTCAAAAGACCGGAAAAGATTCTTTCCTGTCCCAGATGCTTGATCTTGTAACTCAGGCCCAGCAAAGCAAGTCCAAAACACAGAACCTTGCTGACAGGGCTGCCCTCTGGTTGACAATTATCGCACTGACAACCGGAACACTCACTTTTCTTGTATGGCTGAAATTGATGAACACCGACCTCGCCTTTTCACTGGAAAGAGCGGTGACGGTTATGGTCATCACATGTCCCCATGCACTGGGGCTTGCAATTCCTCTTGTAGTTGCAGTTTCCGCTGCCATCGGTGCAAGGAATGGTCTGCTTATCAGGAACAGATCGGCTTTTGAAAGGGCCAGGAACATCGATGCAATTGTTTTTGACAAGACAGGAACACTAACAAAGGGAGAATTTGGTGTCAGCGATGTTGTTGCTTTTGATGAAAAAATGAAAACAGAAGAAATACTGAAATATGCAGCGTCGATCGAATCCAACTCGGAGCATCCAATAGCCAGAGGTATTATTGATGCCTCAGATTCCAGTTATCAGGTTGAGAACTTCAGCGCCATTGCAGGAAAGGGGGCTCATGGAACTGTTAACGGGAAGGACGTTAAGGTTGTAAGCCCCGGATACCTGAAAGAAGAAGGGATCAGTTATCCTGAGGATAAGATAAAGGATATTGCCAGTCAGGGTAAGACTATAGTATTTGTCCTCATCGACAGAAACGTTGCAGGAGCGATTGCGCTTGAAGATATTGTCAGACCTGAATCAAAGGAACTCGTCAGCAGACTGAAGCAAATTGGAGTCAAATGCCTGATGCTCACCGGTGACCAGGAACAAGTAGCTGAAAGGGTTGCAGGACAGATAGGACTTGATGAGTATTTTGCAGGAGTGCTACCGGGAGAAAAAGCTTCCAGAATAAAGGAAGTCCAGGGAAGGGGGCTTATTGTTGCAATGGTTGGCGATGGTATCAATGACGCACCTGCACTGGCACAGGCAGATATTGGCATAGCTATTGGTGCAGGTACTGATGTTGCAGTGGAAACAGCGGATATCGTACTTGTGAAAAGTAACCCTCTTGATGTTATGGCAATCATCGATCTTTCCCGCGCAACATACAGGAAAATGGTACAGAACCTTTTCTGGGCCACAGGTTATAATGCCCTTGCAATTCCTCTTGCCGCAGGGGTGCTTTACCAGCAGGGCATATTGTTATCACCTGCTGCGGGAGCTGTACTCATGTCAATGAGCACGATAATAGTAGCTATTAATGCCAGATTGCTGTCGATCGATCAGGACAGGACCGCCGTATAA
- the cooS gene encoding anaerobic carbon-monoxide dehydrogenase catalytic subunit → MEDDRISYHDSVRTVYRRIKEDGMTNIWDRYEAQGMGGNPDRRCNFCQGGMRCDLCSNGPCRADAAKDKRGVCGITADGMAMRMMLLRNVMGASTYQYHTNQTIKTLRATAKGETPFKITEEGKLRSFAGRLGVDNGGSVNDVALKLCDFVEADFTREYGKPSKIVEMLAPKERQDLWKNIGIFPGGIQTELLRSTSSSLTNVDGNYVSLALKAMKLGVAMAYQSQIVNEYCQDIIFGLPRPHKMRVDLGVLDPDFINVLPNGHEPFLGFSMVQLAREQEWQEKAKQVGAKGLRIIANIETGQEMIQRWEMDDVLYGFTGNWLMQEAVLASGCVDVFVADMNCSMPIDPMYAEKYKFKLIPVSDLVSFEGVSERLDYIPEKASEQAAHLLQMGIDNFKERKASVTPITGLPFSEAVVGFSTESILDALGGKIDPLLDAIKNGTLRGVAGLVSCTTLRDSGQDSHSIAVAKELIKNDVLVLSMGCGNGAMQVGGLCSPEAKELAGPGLKSICEALAIPPVLSYGTCTDTGRIADLIAAVSAGLGGVPVPDLPIVATAPEYMEQKATIDAVFALALGLYTHVNPVPTVTGAPNLVKLLTEDCKNVTGGVMNVETDAVKAVELMLEHIENNRKKLGI, encoded by the coding sequence GTGGAAGATGACAGAATATCATATCATGATTCAGTGCGAACAGTGTACAGACGAATAAAAGAAGACGGCATGACCAATATCTGGGACCGCTATGAGGCTCAGGGAATGGGGGGAAATCCCGACAGGAGATGTAATTTTTGTCAGGGAGGTATGCGTTGTGATCTCTGTTCCAACGGACCATGCAGGGCAGATGCTGCCAAAGATAAAAGAGGTGTCTGCGGGATAACAGCTGATGGTATGGCCATGCGTATGATGCTTCTGCGTAATGTTATGGGAGCTTCGACCTACCAATATCATACGAACCAGACCATCAAGACATTACGAGCTACCGCAAAAGGTGAAACTCCCTTTAAGATAACTGAAGAAGGGAAACTGAGGAGCTTTGCAGGCAGGCTTGGAGTAGATAACGGTGGCAGCGTAAATGATGTTGCGCTGAAACTTTGTGATTTTGTTGAGGCCGATTTCACAAGAGAATATGGCAAGCCCAGTAAGATCGTGGAAATGCTTGCTCCAAAGGAAAGACAGGACCTGTGGAAAAATATTGGTATCTTTCCCGGAGGCATCCAGACCGAACTCCTCAGGTCTACAAGCTCATCCCTGACAAACGTGGATGGAAACTATGTCAGCCTTGCGCTGAAAGCTATGAAACTTGGAGTGGCGATGGCATACCAGAGCCAGATAGTCAATGAGTACTGTCAGGACATAATATTCGGATTACCCCGTCCTCATAAAATGAGAGTTGACCTTGGTGTGCTTGACCCTGATTTCATAAATGTCCTGCCCAACGGACACGAACCTTTCCTTGGCTTTTCCATGGTACAGCTTGCAAGAGAGCAGGAGTGGCAGGAGAAAGCAAAGCAGGTCGGTGCCAAAGGTCTGCGAATAATTGCCAACATTGAGACCGGACAGGAAATGATCCAGAGATGGGAGATGGATGATGTTCTGTACGGATTTACCGGAAACTGGCTCATGCAGGAAGCTGTGCTTGCAAGCGGGTGTGTTGATGTTTTCGTTGCAGACATGAACTGCTCCATGCCCATAGACCCGATGTATGCTGAAAAGTACAAATTCAAACTTATCCCTGTAAGCGACCTTGTTTCATTTGAGGGTGTAAGCGAACGTCTGGATTACATACCAGAAAAAGCCAGTGAACAGGCGGCACATTTGCTGCAGATGGGAATTGATAATTTCAAGGAACGCAAAGCATCAGTAACACCTATCACAGGATTACCATTCAGCGAAGCAGTTGTGGGATTCTCCACCGAGAGCATACTGGACGCACTTGGCGGAAAAATCGACCCTCTTCTGGATGCTATCAAAAATGGTACCTTGCGAGGAGTTGCAGGGCTTGTTTCCTGTACCACACTGAGGGATTCCGGACAGGACAGCCACAGCATTGCAGTTGCAAAGGAACTCATCAAAAATGATGTACTGGTATTATCCATGGGATGTGGTAACGGAGCCATGCAGGTGGGAGGACTTTGCAGCCCTGAAGCAAAAGAACTTGCAGGACCTGGACTGAAATCCATATGTGAAGCACTTGCTATTCCTCCGGTACTCAGTTATGGAACCTGTACAGACACCGGCAGGATCGCTGACCTGATAGCTGCTGTGTCGGCCGGTCTTGGAGGCGTACCTGTCCCTGACCTTCCTATTGTTGCCACTGCTCCTGAATATATGGAACAGAAAGCCACTATCGATGCTGTCTTTGCCCTTGCACTTGGACTCTATACACATGTCAATCCAGTTCCAACCGTAACAGGGGCACCGAATCTGGTAAAACTGCTCACAGAAGACTGTAAGAATGTTACAGGCGGGGTTATGAATGTGGAAACTGATGCCGTGAAGGCAGTAGAACTTATGCTTGAACACATAGAGAACAATCGTAAGAAACTTGGCATCTGA
- a CDS encoding CAP domain-containing protein has translation MNKTYYLPGYFFVFIILLTCFTSSASAEETYAVQEQQMLDLINDERLSYGLEPLILNPILTQVARDHSKEMIEMDYFSHDSFDGTLFSERIRDAGYPIYRIGENIAMNYPPNVVQAHENLMNSAGHRANILSSDYNEIGIGIWIGEYSSYSNTAMYTQDFGWNSNVVVPSFSIISSQPASDSIFSNGAEQIFSIQTNDLCDVSWSVDGTVVKADEDVTQSYYNIQSSSEGVYGIEVTAVNPKGSDSVSWVMEVVPEELPSESVKGDFDGDNDVDFDDFVELAEVYNSSLGDVTYSSVFDFDGDNDVDFDDFVEFAAVYNK, from the coding sequence ATGAATAAAACGTATTATTTGCCAGGATATTTTTTTGTATTTATCATCCTGCTGACCTGTTTTACAAGCTCTGCCTCCGCAGAAGAGACGTATGCAGTGCAGGAACAACAGATGCTGGATCTGATCAATGATGAAAGGTTGAGTTACGGACTTGAGCCCTTAATTCTCAATCCCATTCTTACTCAGGTTGCAAGAGACCATAGCAAAGAGATGATCGAAATGGATTACTTTTCCCATGATTCCTTTGATGGTACTCTTTTCTCAGAGAGAATAAGGGATGCAGGTTATCCGATCTACCGAATTGGCGAGAACATTGCCATGAACTATCCTCCTAATGTCGTGCAGGCTCATGAGAATCTCATGAACTCAGCTGGTCACAGGGCCAATATCCTGAGTTCCGATTACAATGAGATAGGGATTGGGATATGGATTGGAGAATATTCTTCATATTCGAACACTGCCATGTACACCCAGGATTTCGGCTGGAACTCAAATGTAGTAGTACCTTCTTTTTCCATAATTTCTTCCCAACCTGCTTCAGATAGCATATTCTCAAATGGTGCTGAACAGATCTTTAGCATCCAGACAAACGATTTATGTGATGTGAGCTGGTCTGTGGACGGTACTGTTGTTAAAGCCGATGAAGATGTAACACAATCTTATTACAATATCCAGTCATCTTCAGAAGGCGTATATGGTATCGAAGTAACTGCTGTAAATCCCAAAGGAAGTGATTCTGTAAGCTGGGTAATGGAAGTGGTGCCGGAAGAGCTGCCTTCAGAATCCGTAAAAGGAGACTTTGATGGAGATAATGATGTTGATTTCGATGACTTTGTAGAATTGGCCGAAGTATATAATTCAAGCTTAGGTGATGTGACATACTCTTCGGTATTCGATTTTGATGGAGATAATGATGTCGATTTCGATGATTTTGTGGAGTTCGCAGCCGTGTACAACAAGTGA
- a CDS encoding 4Fe-4S binding protein yields the protein MLKITPYMGPLVIIVSIAGLWQPLLGYFMLLVFAAIFLIAPFRGRWFCGNLCPRGSFMDFWVGRISGKKKIPKFLKSYWIRVPLFMLMMVFMGYRLMNTHGIVNQIGMVLVIMCLTTSAIAVVLGVTIAPRTWCTFCPMGTLQSIVGVNKYPLLVDIEKCIKCHKCEKVCPMHLNILEITHNPDCIKCGRCIDVCPKDALSFKKSSRSS from the coding sequence ATGCTGAAAATTACCCCATATATGGGACCCTTGGTCATAATCGTTTCAATAGCAGGACTATGGCAGCCTTTACTTGGTTATTTCATGTTGCTGGTCTTTGCGGCTATTTTTCTGATAGCACCATTCAGAGGGCGCTGGTTCTGCGGGAATCTGTGTCCCAGGGGAAGCTTCATGGATTTCTGGGTGGGCCGGATATCCGGGAAGAAAAAGATACCTAAGTTCCTCAAAAGTTACTGGATAAGAGTTCCTCTTTTCATGCTGATGATGGTATTTATGGGTTACAGGCTGATGAATACTCATGGAATTGTGAACCAGATAGGTATGGTTCTGGTTATCATGTGTCTGACAACATCAGCTATTGCAGTGGTGCTGGGAGTGACAATTGCCCCCAGAACTTGGTGTACCTTCTGCCCTATGGGAACCCTGCAGAGCATTGTCGGGGTGAACAAATATCCTCTACTGGTCGATATAGAAAAATGCATAAAATGCCACAAATGTGAAAAAGTGTGCCCTATGCACCTGAATATTCTTGAGATAACACATAACCCGGACTGTATCAAATGCGGAAGATGCATTGATGTATGTCCTAAGGATGCACTGAGCTTCAAAAAATCAAGTAGAAGCTCATAA
- a CDS encoding ribonuclease HI family protein: MDTLNFDGSCDPNPGGIMGFGWVINWSTGKAPTEGSKEKKSSPSNTNNVAEYTALKEGISNYLKLGGKGPLQVYGDSKLVINQMSGTWKINNQNLLEINKQIASEIKKHDLKVKFGWVPREQNTTADRLAMPGSSSKNSSKTSSKASSIKPEERKFVADVNSSSLSPQLRLKINELNTEPSPGFKSFAQLKVGGMDSFSRKKLEELQEEAGKKASSIVQNEFPKNLTHQASALRWMLRGLSTDLAVRKVQIDVEISKKKKR, from the coding sequence ATGGATACTTTGAACTTCGATGGCTCCTGCGATCCAAATCCGGGAGGAATTATGGGCTTTGGATGGGTGATAAACTGGAGCACCGGAAAAGCTCCAACAGAGGGAAGCAAGGAAAAGAAATCATCTCCCTCGAACACCAACAATGTTGCTGAATACACTGCACTGAAAGAAGGAATATCCAATTACCTGAAACTCGGTGGAAAAGGTCCTCTTCAGGTCTATGGTGACAGCAAACTTGTGATCAACCAGATGTCAGGTACATGGAAGATCAATAACCAGAATCTTTTAGAGATAAACAAGCAGATAGCATCTGAAATTAAAAAGCACGATCTTAAGGTTAAATTCGGCTGGGTGCCAAGGGAACAGAACACCACTGCTGACAGGTTGGCAATGCCGGGTTCATCGTCAAAGAATTCATCGAAAACCTCTTCAAAAGCCTCATCCATCAAACCGGAAGAGAGAAAGTTCGTTGCCGATGTAAATTCATCATCTCTTTCTCCTCAGTTAAGGCTCAAAATAAATGAATTGAATACTGAGCCTTCTCCTGGTTTCAAATCATTCGCCCAACTAAAAGTGGGCGGTATGGATTCTTTTTCGAGAAAGAAACTTGAAGAACTGCAGGAAGAAGCCGGGAAAAAAGCTTCATCGATCGTCCAGAATGAATTTCCAAAAAATCTCACTCATCAGGCTTCTGCATTGAGGTGGATGCTGCGCGGACTCTCAACAGACCTTGCCGTCAGGAAGGTCCAGATCGATGTTGAGATAAGTAAAAAGAAAAAGAGATAG
- a CDS encoding GAF domain-containing sensor histidine kinase, with amino-acid sequence MDIPICEEKNDELKDQQLNLLKKTLASVQDLIVVIDRDLKIVTSNWKNCESIPANEKQGHPFCYSCLMKQSKPCEPCQLLEVFATGACRKFEIEDPLDNKTKLIELSPVFDDDSNVTMVVRHAKDISERKAVEKVLQMREKQHAAVAKLGQDGLAGVELETLIQESVKLVASTLDVEYCRIMKYEDSESVMVAGVGWEEESDSKPENKKNEIVCYTLYSREPAMVHEKNTQERFSGLSLLKDHGIISGMDVIIGNKDKPFGVMNVHTIQKRVFTNDDMHFVQSVANVLAESLSRKQTEENLKKYAKELEDANYLKVLFTDILTHDLLNPANIIRGFTEELIIVEDDNNNKNLLDKIHKNNEKLIYMIESASKFIKLESIDDIKFEEQDFVPILEKVIRNLGPEMDKMDIEMNFKATREYPSLINPLIEEVFLNLLSNAIKYSPPKGKISINISDIGDKWRIQVTDVGPGISSEDKAMIFERFRQADKGSVKGSGLGLAIVKRIVELHNGEVGVDNNPLGRGSVFWFTVKKAL; translated from the coding sequence GTGGATATTCCGATTTGTGAAGAAAAAAACGATGAGCTAAAGGATCAACAGCTCAACCTCCTAAAAAAGACCCTGGCATCAGTACAGGATCTCATAGTCGTAATAGACCGTGATCTGAAAATTGTAACAAGCAACTGGAAGAATTGTGAGTCCATACCCGCAAATGAAAAACAGGGGCATCCTTTCTGCTACAGCTGCCTGATGAAGCAGAGCAAGCCCTGCGAACCATGCCAGTTACTTGAGGTATTTGCAACCGGCGCATGCAGGAAATTTGAGATTGAAGACCCTCTTGATAACAAAACAAAGCTTATCGAGCTATCACCTGTTTTTGATGATGACTCCAATGTCACAATGGTTGTAAGGCATGCAAAGGATATCAGTGAGCGCAAAGCTGTGGAAAAGGTCCTGCAGATGAGGGAAAAACAGCACGCTGCCGTTGCAAAATTGGGACAGGACGGACTTGCCGGAGTGGAGCTTGAGACTCTGATACAGGAATCTGTCAAACTTGTAGCCAGTACACTTGACGTTGAATATTGCAGGATAATGAAATACGAGGATTCTGAATCTGTCATGGTTGCAGGTGTGGGCTGGGAAGAAGAATCAGACAGTAAGCCTGAAAATAAGAAAAATGAAATTGTCTGTTACACCCTATATTCACGTGAACCGGCAATGGTCCATGAGAAAAACACACAGGAGAGATTCAGTGGTTTATCCCTCTTAAAGGATCACGGAATTATCAGCGGCATGGATGTAATTATCGGAAACAAGGACAAACCTTTTGGAGTCATGAATGTACACACAATACAAAAAAGGGTGTTCACAAACGATGATATGCATTTTGTGCAATCTGTAGCCAATGTACTTGCAGAATCCCTGAGCAGGAAGCAGACTGAAGAGAACCTCAAAAAGTATGCAAAGGAACTCGAGGATGCAAACTATCTCAAAGTACTGTTCACTGACATACTCACCCATGACCTTCTCAACCCTGCAAATATTATCAGGGGTTTCACCGAGGAACTCATTATAGTGGAAGATGACAACAACAACAAAAACCTGCTTGACAAGATACACAAGAACAACGAAAAACTGATCTATATGATAGAATCGGCTTCTAAGTTCATTAAACTTGAATCCATCGATGATATCAAATTCGAAGAGCAGGATTTTGTACCTATTCTGGAGAAGGTTATCAGGAACTTAGGGCCTGAAATGGATAAAATGGATATTGAAATGAATTTCAAAGCCACAAGAGAATATCCTTCACTCATTAATCCTCTCATAGAGGAAGTATTCCTGAACCTGCTTTCAAACGCCATAAAATACAGTCCTCCAAAAGGAAAAATAAGCATAAATATCTCAGATATAGGAGATAAATGGAGAATCCAGGTTACAGATGTTGGTCCCGGTATCAGCAGCGAGGACAAAGCCATGATATTTGAGCGTTTCAGACAGGCAGATAAGGGAAGCGTAAAGGGAAGCGGTCTTGGACTTGCCATTGTCAAGAGAATAGTTGAACTCCATAACGGGGAAGTTGGAGTGGACAATAATCCGCTTGGCAGGGGAAGTGTGTTCTGGTTCACTGTTAAAAAAGCACTGTGA
- a CDS encoding ion transporter, which translates to MAAYENIYSGNRPDSNNWRSRIYDIIFEADTPAGKYFDILLIISILLSVLAVMLDSVKSFRIEHGELLYNIEWFFTILFTIEYSLRLICVKSKLRYSTSLFGIVDLLAIVPTYLSLFLPGSQFLLVIRILRVLRIFRILKLVKYLNEAELLIDALKASSRKITVFLFTVLTLVVILGSLMYLIEGEENGFTSIPISIHWAIVTLTTVGYGDIVPKTPLGIGLASVVMIMGYSIIAVPTGIVTAEMSLASLDARDKERNRIICDNCRNNNNDADALFCKHCGTKL; encoded by the coding sequence ATGGCTGCATATGAGAATATATATTCTGGCAACAGACCCGATTCCAATAACTGGAGAAGCCGGATCTATGATATTATATTTGAAGCGGATACACCTGCAGGAAAATATTTCGATATTTTGCTTATAATAAGCATCCTGCTGAGCGTCCTTGCAGTTATGCTGGACAGTGTCAAATCTTTCAGGATAGAACACGGGGAATTGCTCTATAATATAGAGTGGTTCTTCACTATACTTTTTACAATTGAATATAGTCTGCGTCTTATATGTGTCAAAAGCAAGCTTAGATATTCAACAAGTCTTTTTGGAATAGTGGACCTGCTGGCAATAGTCCCGACCTATCTGAGCCTGTTCCTTCCGGGAAGCCAGTTCCTGCTGGTCATAAGGATACTCAGGGTCCTGAGGATATTTCGTATTCTCAAATTGGTCAAGTACCTTAATGAGGCCGAATTACTGATTGATGCGTTGAAAGCAAGCAGCCGTAAGATAACTGTTTTTCTTTTCACGGTGCTCACACTTGTTGTTATACTGGGATCTCTCATGTATCTCATCGAGGGCGAGGAAAACGGGTTCACCAGTATACCCATCAGCATACACTGGGCTATTGTAACCCTGACGACTGTCGGCTATGGAGATATTGTACCGAAGACACCACTTGGAATTGGCCTTGCTTCTGTTGTTATGATAATGGGTTACAGTATTATTGCTGTCCCTACAGGTATTGTAACAGCTGAAATGAGTCTGGCCTCTCTGGATGCAAGGGATAAAGAGAGAAACAGGATCATTTGCGACAACTGCAGAAATAATAATAATGACGCAGATGCCCTTTTTTGTAAACATTGCGGCACAAAATTATAA